The window ACCTTCCATAACTTGATCAACACGTAGTACTTCACGAGCAGATTGCATTAGGTCAGCAACTAGCTTACCATCTCTTGCCCCTTCCATTACATGATCAGTAATTAAAGCAACAGCTTCTGAATAGTTTAATTTTAAACCTCTAGCTAAACGTCTTCTTGCAACGTCAGCAGCAACTGTT is drawn from Ureaplasma parvum serovar 3 str. ATCC 27815 and contains these coding sequences:
- a CDS encoding urease subunit gamma — protein: MNLSLREVQKLLITVAADVARRRLARGLKLNYSEAVALITDHVMEGARDGKLVADLMQSAREVLRVDQVMEGVDTMVSIIQVEVTFPDGTKLVSVHDPIYK